Proteins co-encoded in one Halorussus salinus genomic window:
- a CDS encoding DUF7128 family protein, whose amino-acid sequence MVVTTERDEMTWYKCEGCGMMFDDEEDAKQHEANCDHEDPSYIQ is encoded by the coding sequence ATGGTCGTCACAACCGAGCGCGACGAGATGACGTGGTACAAGTGTGAGGGCTGTGGGATGATGTTCGACGACGAGGAGGACGCCAAGCAACACGAGGCGAACTGCGACCACGAGGACCCCTCGTACATCCAGTAG
- a CDS encoding DUF7508 domain-containing protein → MPLPKRWQTLNRPTVGSAPEQYGVYELGEEGEVVEVGWGVLRDELKDALAYGSGDEVRWETCQTKAEAKELAAEHRERAGL, encoded by the coding sequence ATGCCGCTCCCGAAACGCTGGCAGACGCTGAATCGCCCGACGGTCGGCTCCGCGCCCGAGCAGTACGGCGTCTACGAACTCGGCGAGGAGGGCGAGGTCGTCGAAGTCGGCTGGGGCGTCCTCCGGGACGAACTCAAGGACGCGCTGGCCTACGGCTCGGGCGACGAAGTGCGCTGGGAGACTTGCCAGACGAAAGCCGAGGCGAAGGAACTGGCCGCCGAACACCGCGAGCGCGCCGGGTTGTAG
- a CDS encoding DUF5796 family protein: MSARNDVAPDTLGVELAEDGIVVEYTDGREAYYRGVPEKESGTLRTSPGKLVQILVTDPTETEGVLTYVNDRNTHDDILESTGVGRVMLEPDEEEELFPGVTVRVDGYAIEVEADPEVARGRVFVFEEDELGERSFELVNED; the protein is encoded by the coding sequence ATGAGCGCACGCAACGACGTGGCCCCCGATACCCTCGGCGTCGAGTTGGCCGAGGACGGCATCGTCGTGGAGTACACCGACGGCCGGGAGGCCTACTACCGCGGCGTCCCGGAGAAGGAGTCGGGCACGCTCCGGACCAGCCCCGGCAAACTCGTCCAGATTCTCGTGACCGACCCGACCGAGACCGAGGGCGTGCTGACGTACGTCAACGACCGCAACACCCACGACGACATCCTCGAATCGACCGGCGTGGGCCGGGTGATGCTCGAACCCGACGAGGAGGAAGAGCTGTTCCCCGGCGTCACGGTGCGCGTGGACGGCTACGCCATCGAGGTCGAGGCCGACCCGGAGGTCGCTCGCGGCCGCGTGTTCGTCTTCGAGGAGGACGAACTCGGCGAACGCTCCTTCGAGTTGGTCAACGAGGACTGA
- a CDS encoding shikimate kinase, whose product MDGRASAPAAGTILNALACGKGSAFAIDAETTATVELDSSGSFDADIADAPDADTTLIERCVELVVAEYADDGADISGGHVRTESEVPMAAGLKSSSAAANATVLAALDALGVADEVAHEEACLLGVEAARDAGVTVTGAFDDASASMLGGATVTDNRTDELLAREPVEWDVAVWTPPEQAYSADADVERCQRIAPVAELVADLALDGRYGEAMTVNGFAFSAALGFSADPMVEALPDVAGVSLSGTGPSFVAVGEETAVEQVRDHWSEREGTTWLTTTQNDGARTR is encoded by the coding sequence ATGGACGGCCGAGCATCCGCACCCGCGGCGGGCACGATACTCAACGCCCTCGCCTGCGGGAAGGGGTCGGCGTTCGCCATCGACGCCGAGACGACCGCCACCGTCGAGTTGGACTCCTCGGGGTCGTTCGACGCGGACATCGCGGACGCCCCCGACGCCGACACGACGCTGATAGAGCGGTGCGTCGAGTTGGTCGTCGCCGAGTACGCCGACGACGGAGCAGATATTTCCGGAGGCCACGTCCGCACCGAGAGCGAGGTCCCGATGGCGGCCGGACTCAAGAGTTCCAGCGCGGCCGCCAACGCCACCGTGCTGGCCGCGCTCGACGCGCTCGGGGTCGCCGACGAGGTGGCTCACGAGGAGGCCTGTCTCCTCGGGGTGGAGGCGGCCCGCGACGCGGGCGTGACCGTGACCGGCGCGTTCGACGACGCGAGCGCAAGCATGCTCGGCGGGGCGACCGTCACCGACAACCGGACCGACGAACTGCTGGCCCGCGAACCCGTCGAGTGGGACGTGGCGGTCTGGACGCCGCCCGAGCAGGCCTACAGCGCGGACGCCGACGTGGAGCGATGCCAGCGAATCGCCCCCGTCGCCGAACTCGTCGCGGACCTCGCGCTGGACGGGCGGTACGGCGAGGCGATGACGGTCAACGGCTTCGCCTTCTCAGCGGCGTTGGGCTTCTCCGCGGACCCGATGGTCGAGGCCCTGCCGGACGTGGCGGGCGTCTCGCTGTCGGGCACCGGCCCGAGTTTCGTCGCGGTCGGCGAGGAGACGGCGGTCGAACAGGTACGCGACCACTGGAGCGAACGAGAGGGTACGACATGGCTCACGACGACACAGAACGACGGCGCCCGGACGAGATGA
- a CDS encoding chorismate mutase — protein MAHDDTERRRPDEMNLAELREEIESIDREIVELIARRTYVAETVAQVKAEREMPTTDEDQEQRVMDRAGDNAEQFDVDANLVKAIFRLLIELNKVEQRETR, from the coding sequence ATGGCTCACGACGACACAGAACGACGGCGCCCGGACGAGATGAACCTCGCGGAACTCCGCGAGGAGATAGAGAGTATCGACCGAGAGATAGTGGAACTCATCGCCCGCCGGACCTACGTGGCCGAGACGGTCGCGCAGGTCAAGGCCGAACGGGAGATGCCCACGACCGACGAGGACCAAGAACAGCGCGTCATGGACCGCGCGGGCGACAACGCCGAGCAGTTCGACGTGGACGCCAACCTCGTGAAAGCGATTTTCAGGCTGTTGATAGAGCTGAACAAGGTCGAACAGCGCGAGACGCGCTGA
- a CDS encoding carbonic anhydrase — MQETVIELLEGNADHAEQFQSRFGDVQDSQHPDAVTVCCSDSRVLQDAMWNNDEPGHVFTCSNIGNRVVQRTDAGEVVSGDVLYPIAHTGTDTAVVVGHTGCGAVTATYDALTDGLSDSPGIEHCIDLLAPRLESGVEELPDGLDRDEAINRLVEYNVDRQVELLRESDDVPDDTTVVGVVYDFQDVYGDRRGEVHVVNVGGERDAETLRDAHPEIDSRIARLWEY; from the coding sequence ATGCAGGAGACGGTCATCGAACTCCTCGAAGGCAACGCCGACCACGCCGAGCAGTTCCAATCGCGCTTCGGCGACGTACAGGACTCCCAACACCCGGATGCGGTCACGGTCTGTTGTTCGGACTCGCGGGTCTTGCAGGACGCGATGTGGAACAACGACGAACCGGGCCACGTCTTCACCTGTAGCAACATCGGCAACCGCGTCGTCCAGCGGACCGACGCGGGCGAAGTCGTCTCGGGCGACGTTCTCTACCCCATCGCACACACCGGCACGGACACCGCCGTCGTCGTCGGCCACACCGGTTGTGGCGCGGTCACGGCGACCTACGACGCGCTGACCGACGGCCTCTCGGACTCGCCGGGCATCGAACACTGTATCGACCTGCTGGCCCCGCGCCTCGAATCGGGCGTCGAGGAGCTTCCCGACGGTCTGGACCGAGACGAAGCCATCAACCGACTCGTGGAGTACAACGTCGATAGGCAGGTCGAACTCCTCCGCGAGAGCGACGACGTTCCCGACGACACCACCGTCGTCGGCGTCGTCTACGACTTCCAAGACGTGTACGGCGACCGCCGGGGCGAGGTCCACGTCGTCAACGTCGGCGGCGAGCGAGACGCCGAGACGCTGCGCGACGCCCATCCCGAAATCGACTCCCGTATCGCGCGGCTCTGGGAGTACTGA
- a CDS encoding ribbon-helix-helix domain-containing protein, producing the protein MVKSTVRFPEPVVEEIEALVEEGVVESKSEFHRFCSEYVLAQLDPDFEPETLDFEELEDALIRDAGPSEGEGLSFLESVLFVRKHALRGNVQDAEDFIDHHYDPADRDAVLLEELLSFYHDSSPDSAATPRRSVHPEQR; encoded by the coding sequence ATGGTCAAGAGTACCGTCCGATTTCCCGAACCCGTCGTCGAGGAAATCGAAGCACTCGTCGAGGAGGGCGTCGTCGAGAGCAAATCGGAGTTCCACCGCTTCTGCTCGGAGTACGTCCTCGCGCAACTCGACCCGGACTTCGAACCGGAGACGCTGGATTTCGAGGAGTTGGAGGACGCGCTCATCCGCGACGCCGGTCCCTCGGAGGGCGAGGGGCTCTCCTTCCTCGAATCGGTTCTCTTCGTCCGCAAACACGCGCTCCGCGGGAACGTCCAAGACGCCGAGGACTTCATCGACCACCACTACGACCCCGCGGACCGCGACGCGGTACTCTTGGAGGAACTACTCTCGTTCTACCACGACTCGTCGCCCGACTCGGCCGCGACTCCTCGGCGGTCGGTCCACCCCGAACAGCGATAA
- a CDS encoding AN1-type zinc finger domain-containing protein gives MATCKECGEKLVGTRGCSYCEGTFCPHHQLPENHDCPGIKHLNKTGNRFDSGFDGS, from the coding sequence ATGGCCACCTGCAAGGAGTGCGGCGAGAAACTGGTCGGCACGCGTGGCTGTTCGTACTGCGAAGGCACGTTCTGTCCGCACCACCAACTCCCGGAGAATCACGACTGTCCGGGTATCAAGCACCTGAACAAGACCGGCAACCGCTTCGACAGCGGCTTCGACGGGTCGTAG
- the surE gene encoding 5'/3'-nucleotidase SurE, which yields MSESLEILLTNDDGIDSPGIRALYDALSEVGNVTTVAPADDQSAVGRAMTYEVPVEEHELGYAVEGTPSDCVVAGLAELGPYPDIVVSGINEGANIGAYVLGRSGTVSAAVEAAFFGVPAIAASLHIPQSEWPRDTTVEEYAEVAESVRYLVERAPEAGVFEEAEYLNVNGPLPNDASAVEDGGREATTGNRTPMEVTRPSHVYDMDATEEDGVVTLHDRTWEQMDGDALSDPEGTDRRAVFEGKISVSPLTAPHTTEHHEALDGLAERF from the coding sequence ATGAGCGAATCCCTCGAAATCCTGCTGACGAACGACGACGGGATAGACAGCCCCGGCATCCGCGCGCTCTACGACGCCCTCTCGGAGGTCGGCAACGTCACGACGGTCGCGCCCGCCGACGACCAGAGCGCGGTCGGCCGGGCGATGACCTACGAGGTCCCCGTCGAGGAACACGAACTCGGCTACGCCGTCGAGGGCACGCCCTCCGACTGCGTGGTCGCGGGACTCGCGGAACTCGGTCCCTACCCCGACATCGTGGTCTCGGGCATCAACGAGGGCGCGAACATCGGCGCGTACGTCCTCGGCCGCTCGGGCACCGTCAGCGCCGCGGTCGAGGCGGCGTTCTTCGGCGTCCCCGCAATCGCGGCGTCGCTCCACATCCCCCAAAGCGAGTGGCCCCGCGACACGACCGTCGAGGAGTACGCCGAAGTCGCGGAGTCGGTCCGCTACCTCGTGGAGCGCGCGCCCGAGGCGGGCGTCTTCGAGGAGGCCGAGTATCTGAACGTCAACGGCCCCTTGCCGAACGACGCGAGCGCGGTCGAAGACGGTGGCCGCGAGGCGACGACCGGGAACCGCACGCCGATGGAAGTCACGCGGCCCTCCCACGTCTACGACATGGACGCGACCGAGGAGGACGGCGTGGTGACGCTCCACGACCGGACGTGGGAGCAGATGGACGGCGACGCGCTCTCGGACCCCGAGGGCACCGACCGCCGGGCGGTCTTTGAGGGGAAAATAAGCGTCTCGCCGCTGACCGCGCCCCACACGACCGAGCATCACGAGGCGCTGGACGGACTCGCCGAGCGGTTCTGA
- a CDS encoding LLM class flavin-dependent oxidoreductase — MSSDYIHLNLFTMNSVEHVTTGNWRTPGDQSHRYTDVEYWLDVARTAERGGFDAVFFADVRGIYDVFGGDSDTAIENAVQTPANDPQALVPAMATVTDNLGFAVTRSTTYVHPYQLARELSTLDHVTDGRVAFNIVTSYLESAARNLGLDERMDRQTRYDRADEFMDVCHRLWEESWSDDAVVRDRESGVYTDPEEVSGIDFEGEYFEVPDAHSCEPSPQRTPVLYQAGSSDRGRDFAADNAEAVFVSQPTEEGVRDYVADLRERAEARGRDPDELRFFPGVVPVVGETEAVAREKYETYAENVDYEATLALLAGFTDIDFSELDPDQKVEHIETDAIQGAVNAFTQNDPDRDWTVGEVAEFAGLGSTSPVIVGSPEQVADELQYWYEEVGVDGFNVKEVVRPGTLRDFVDMVVPELRERGLVRDEYEGETLRENLFEEEGRTRLADDHPAWD, encoded by the coding sequence ATGAGTAGCGACTACATCCACCTCAACCTCTTCACGATGAACTCGGTCGAACACGTCACGACCGGCAACTGGCGGACGCCGGGCGACCAGTCCCACCGCTACACCGACGTGGAGTACTGGCTCGACGTGGCCCGGACCGCCGAGCGCGGCGGCTTCGACGCCGTGTTCTTCGCGGACGTGCGGGGCATCTACGACGTGTTCGGCGGCGACAGCGACACCGCCATCGAGAACGCGGTCCAGACGCCCGCCAACGACCCGCAAGCCCTCGTCCCGGCGATGGCGACCGTGACCGACAACCTCGGATTCGCCGTGACGCGCTCGACGACCTACGTCCACCCCTACCAGTTGGCCCGCGAACTCTCGACGCTCGACCACGTGACCGACGGCCGAGTGGCGTTCAACATCGTGACCTCCTATCTGGAGAGCGCGGCCCGCAACCTCGGGCTGGACGAGCGCATGGACCGCCAGACCAGATACGACCGCGCCGACGAGTTCATGGACGTGTGTCATCGGCTCTGGGAGGAGAGCTGGAGCGACGACGCAGTAGTCCGCGACAGGGAGTCCGGCGTCTACACTGATCCCGAGGAGGTCTCGGGCATCGACTTCGAGGGCGAGTACTTCGAGGTCCCCGACGCCCACAGTTGCGAACCCTCGCCACAGCGCACGCCCGTCTTGTATCAGGCTGGCTCCTCGGACCGCGGGCGGGACTTCGCCGCGGACAACGCGGAAGCCGTCTTCGTCAGCCAACCGACCGAGGAGGGCGTCCGGGACTACGTGGCGGACCTCCGCGAGCGCGCCGAAGCGCGCGGCCGGGACCCCGACGAACTGCGCTTCTTCCCCGGCGTCGTTCCCGTCGTCGGCGAGACCGAGGCGGTCGCCCGCGAGAAGTACGAGACCTACGCCGAGAACGTCGATTACGAGGCGACGCTGGCACTACTTGCCGGTTTCACTGACATCGACTTCTCCGAGTTGGACCCCGACCAGAAGGTCGAACACATCGAGACCGACGCGATTCAGGGCGCGGTCAACGCCTTCACGCAGAACGACCCCGACCGCGACTGGACGGTGGGCGAAGTCGCCGAGTTCGCTGGATTGGGGTCCACGTCGCCCGTCATCGTCGGGAGTCCCGAGCAGGTCGCCGACGAACTCCAGTACTGGTACGAGGAGGTCGGCGTGGACGGGTTCAACGTCAAGGAGGTCGTCCGGCCGGGCACCCTCCGGGACTTCGTGGACATGGTGGTGCCGGAACTGCGCGAGCGCGGACTGGTGCGCGACGAGTACGAGGGCGAGACCCTGCGCGAGAACCTGTTCGAGGAGGAAGGGCGGACGCGATTGGCCGACGACCATCCGGCGTGGGACTGA
- a CDS encoding carboxylate--amine ligase, whose protein sequence is MATFRSFEGLRDALADAEFDRPPAIVCNAHVTGLSVARALQARDVPVIAIDRNEKGVAPYSDAVDFAGQVTYPLDDEEGFREDVEALAAAVDHEPVAFGCMDEWVHAFSRTEPEGVRLPFAERATIDRVLDKESLYTVAEKLDVPYPETYRIAETDPAETGGEQGPAGREAGPGDAGRESVPAAEAAERLGFPLVIKPALKRKFSEAVGTNVIEVADEGELEDVVANAAAEGIRVMAQEKVPAVQGEDCSLASYVPESGEAVSFVGNARVRYPLGYGTSCVVRRATGEAAHEVEENALAVLDETDYYGISEAEFLYDGDREEYVLIDVNTRPWKWISLPVQAGANLPLAAYSDAVGESYEADEVRDASWVYLADYLQLLSSDETFADVLARDDWLSLLSGDFESSADLTTGVYRPSDPAPAYQLLSTEFGTSEYYCSC, encoded by the coding sequence ATGGCAACCTTCCGCTCCTTCGAGGGACTCCGCGACGCGCTCGCGGACGCCGAGTTCGACCGACCGCCAGCAATCGTCTGTAACGCCCACGTCACCGGCCTGAGCGTAGCTCGCGCGCTTCAAGCCCGCGACGTGCCGGTAATCGCTATCGACCGCAACGAGAAGGGGGTCGCGCCCTACTCCGACGCGGTCGATTTCGCGGGACAGGTCACCTACCCGCTGGACGACGAGGAGGGCTTCCGTGAGGACGTGGAAGCCCTCGCCGCCGCGGTGGACCACGAACCGGTCGCCTTCGGGTGCATGGACGAGTGGGTCCACGCCTTCTCCCGAACCGAACCCGAGGGCGTCCGGCTCCCGTTCGCCGAGCGCGCGACCATCGACCGCGTGCTGGACAAAGAATCGCTGTACACCGTCGCCGAGAAGCTGGACGTTCCGTACCCCGAGACCTACCGCATCGCCGAGACCGACCCCGCCGAAACCGGCGGCGAGCAGGGGCCTGCCGGGCGCGAGGCCGGACCGGGCGACGCGGGCCGCGAGAGCGTCCCCGCCGCCGAGGCCGCCGAGCGACTGGGCTTCCCGCTCGTAATCAAGCCCGCGCTCAAGCGGAAGTTCTCCGAAGCCGTCGGCACGAACGTCATCGAAGTCGCCGACGAGGGCGAACTGGAAGACGTGGTGGCCAACGCCGCCGCGGAGGGCATCCGCGTGATGGCCCAAGAGAAGGTCCCGGCAGTACAGGGCGAGGACTGCTCGCTCGCCTCCTACGTGCCCGAGTCCGGCGAGGCGGTCTCGTTCGTCGGGAACGCCCGCGTCCGATACCCGCTGGGCTACGGCACCTCCTGCGTCGTCCGGCGCGCCACGGGCGAAGCCGCCCACGAGGTCGAAGAGAACGCGCTCGCGGTCTTGGACGAGACCGACTACTATGGCATCAGCGAGGCCGAGTTCCTCTACGACGGCGACCGCGAGGAGTACGTCCTCATCGACGTGAACACTCGCCCGTGGAAGTGGATTTCCCTGCCGGTGCAGGCCGGAGCGAACCTCCCGCTGGCGGCCTACAGCGACGCCGTGGGCGAGAGCTACGAGGCCGACGAGGTCCGCGACGCGAGTTGGGTCTACCTCGCCGACTACCTGCAACTGCTCTCGTCGGACGAGACTTTCGCGGACGTGCTGGCCCGCGACGACTGGCTCTCGCTGTTGTCCGGCGACTTCGAGTCGAGCGCCGACCTGACGACCGGCGTCTATCGGCCATCGGACCCCGCTCCGGCGTACCAACTCCTCTCGACAGAGTTCGGGACGAGCGAGTACTACTGTTCCTGCTAG
- a CDS encoding aldo/keto reductase has protein sequence MPMLGLGTYQMEEYDECVDAVRRAVEMGYRHVDTAEGYENEEAVGDAIAEADVDREDLFLATKVSPDNLDFDHVLTSAEESLDRLGVESVDLLYVHWPLGEYEAEDTLDAFAELREEGMIDEIGVSNFTVDLLEEAIEVSEEPIFANQVEMHPLLPQTELQQFCAQDDVDVELVAYSPIARGDVSDVDALQEVAEKHDATPQQVSLAWLREKEVTAIPKATGEDHLRENWLSLGVELDDEDVEKIDAIDERRRIVDPDEAPWNE, from the coding sequence ATGCCGATGCTCGGTCTCGGCACGTACCAGATGGAGGAGTACGACGAGTGCGTCGATGCGGTCCGGCGAGCGGTCGAGATGGGCTACCGGCACGTCGATACCGCCGAGGGGTACGAGAACGAGGAGGCCGTCGGCGACGCCATCGCGGAGGCCGACGTGGACCGCGAGGACCTCTTTTTGGCGACGAAGGTCAGCCCGGACAATCTCGACTTCGACCACGTGCTGACCAGCGCCGAGGAGAGCTTGGACCGACTCGGCGTCGAGTCGGTGGACCTGCTGTACGTCCACTGGCCGCTCGGCGAGTACGAGGCCGAGGACACGCTGGATGCCTTCGCGGAACTCCGCGAGGAGGGAATGATAGACGAAATCGGCGTGAGCAACTTCACCGTGGACCTGCTGGAGGAGGCCATCGAAGTATCGGAGGAACCCATCTTCGCCAATCAGGTCGAGATGCACCCCCTGCTCCCCCAGACCGAACTCCAGCAGTTCTGTGCCCAAGACGACGTGGACGTGGAACTGGTCGCCTACTCACCCATCGCCCGCGGCGACGTGTCGGACGTGGACGCGCTACAGGAGGTCGCCGAGAAGCACGACGCGACGCCCCAGCAGGTCAGCCTCGCGTGGCTCCGCGAGAAGGAGGTCACGGCCATCCCGAAGGCGACCGGCGAGGACCACCTCCGGGAGAACTGGCTCAGTCTCGGCGTCGAGTTGGACGACGAGGACGTGGAGAAAATCGACGCCATCGACGAGCGCCGCCGCATCGTGGACCCCGACGAAGCGCCGTGGAACGAGTGA
- a CDS encoding GNAT family N-acetyltransferase: protein MSADATDAELDAANAEANATDAGSDATGDEVGGDEFPAPPRTFTDGEERVLRLLASEASAASDNESPSDSPSSDHHEELAAMYDAFESGDRAQGIPPANPRRRGEWLDRLREGIEVVACHDERAVGHGILLDGGPGHELALFVHPDYRGAGIGTALVRALLGEGRSAGVERVWLSVERTNRPAVSLYRGAGFEPTDSGLGELEMARSLR, encoded by the coding sequence ATGAGCGCGGACGCCACCGACGCCGAACTGGACGCGGCCAACGCCGAAGCGAACGCCACTGACGCCGGGAGCGACGCCACCGGGGACGAGGTAGGCGGCGACGAGTTCCCCGCGCCGCCCCGGACGTTCACCGACGGCGAGGAGCGCGTACTCCGACTGCTCGCCAGCGAGGCGTCCGCGGCGTCCGACAACGAGTCCCCGAGCGATTCTCCCTCCTCGGACCACCACGAGGAGCTAGCGGCGATGTACGACGCCTTCGAGTCGGGCGACCGCGCGCAGGGCATCCCGCCCGCGAACCCCCGACGCCGCGGCGAGTGGCTCGACAGGCTCCGCGAGGGCATCGAGGTCGTCGCCTGCCACGACGAGCGCGCGGTCGGCCACGGTATCCTGCTCGACGGCGGGCCGGGCCACGAACTCGCGCTGTTCGTCCACCCCGACTACCGCGGGGCAGGAATCGGGACCGCGCTCGTTCGGGCACTCCTCGGCGAGGGGCGGTCGGCGGGCGTCGAGCGCGTCTGGCTCTCGGTCGAGCGCACGAACCGCCCGGCGGTCAGCCTCTACCGCGGGGCCGGGTTCGAGCCGACCGACAGCGGACTCGGCGAACTGGAGATGGCGCGCTCGCTCCGGTGA
- a CDS encoding NAD(P)-binding domain-containing protein — protein MKLLVVGAGEMGRWVGGVVAAELDPASVAFADTDPEVARQAAEAVGGRAVALSTDERFDAVCVAVPMSVAEETIERHAPNADRALVDVTGRMADPVAAMAEAAPDRERASLHPLFAASNAPGNVAVVTDESGPVTDRLLDALDSAGNRLVETTPDEHDSAMETVQAGTHAAVLSFALTAEEVPEGLTTPIFEELAAVAEQVTGNDPAVYAEIQTTFDGADRVAEAAALLADAAADDADDGDDETFAQLYREATETMQDAADEAVTDEDATASEATPTEADDS, from the coding sequence ATGAAGCTACTGGTCGTCGGCGCGGGCGAGATGGGCCGGTGGGTCGGCGGCGTCGTCGCCGCGGAACTCGACCCGGCGAGCGTCGCGTTCGCCGACACCGACCCCGAGGTCGCCCGGCAGGCCGCCGAGGCGGTCGGCGGTCGCGCCGTCGCGCTCTCGACCGACGAGCGATTCGACGCGGTCTGCGTCGCGGTCCCGATGTCGGTCGCCGAGGAGACCATCGAACGCCACGCTCCCAACGCCGACCGGGCGCTGGTGGACGTGACCGGTCGGATGGCCGACCCCGTGGCCGCGATGGCCGAGGCCGCGCCCGACCGCGAGCGCGCGAGCCTCCACCCGCTGTTCGCGGCGTCGAACGCGCCGGGCAACGTTGCGGTCGTGACCGACGAGTCGGGTCCCGTCACCGACCGACTTCTGGACGCGCTCGACTCGGCGGGCAACCGACTGGTCGAGACGACCCCCGACGAACACGACTCGGCGATGGAGACCGTCCAAGCCGGGACCCACGCCGCGGTACTCTCGTTCGCGCTGACGGCCGAGGAGGTCCCCGAGGGGCTGACGACCCCGATTTTCGAGGAGCTAGCCGCGGTCGCCGAGCAGGTCACGGGCAACGACCCGGCGGTCTACGCCGAGATTCAGACGACCTTCGACGGCGCGGACCGGGTCGCCGAGGCGGCGGCCCTCCTCGCCGACGCCGCGGCCGACGACGCGGACGACGGGGACGACGAGACGTTCGCGCAGTTGTACCGCGAGGCGACCGAGACGATGCAGGACGCGGCCGACGAGGCCGTGACTGACGAGGACGCGACCGCGAGCGAAGCGACCCCGACGGAGGCAGACGATTCATGA
- a CDS encoding small ribosomal subunit Rsm22 family protein, translating to MNDELRQRVRENAKYLREVRPIDADEISEYIDSQPHPGVVRQILREEAPSLGLVEREDRTFEPVAEGPITPSLRGVEAFPPEYGMELEDLLVERFGPDWHEGESGNRLRNTIQRLKSDYFRNNPVEYDEEAALGYAIYHLPDNYAAVQYVVHELAEEGLLDRRLRILDVGAGVGGPALGLADYLPDDALVEYDAVEPSASADIFEHMLADADRNFHAEVHRERAEEFEPDSDEPYDLVLFANVLNELDDPAAVVTRYLDFVAEDGSLVALEPADRETSIGLRSVERAVVDDARAATVFYPTLRLWPGERPTDRGWSFDVKPDVEVPAFQRKLDEAAGASGEFVNVDVQFSYSILRTDGTRKVEFDLDTEHVAKMADMDRHVTGRIDLVALKLSHSLSEGDRNPLFKVSDGSEETDHFAVLTRETAMNADLAGAEYGDLLSFENVLVLWNDDEEAYNLVVDEDTVVDRIPV from the coding sequence ATGAACGACGAACTACGACAGCGGGTCCGGGAGAACGCCAAGTATCTCCGGGAAGTCCGACCCATCGACGCCGACGAGATTTCCGAGTACATCGACAGTCAGCCACATCCCGGCGTCGTCCGCCAGATTCTCCGCGAGGAGGCCCCGTCGCTCGGGCTGGTCGAGCGCGAGGACCGGACCTTCGAGCCGGTCGCCGAGGGGCCGATAACGCCCTCGCTCCGCGGCGTCGAGGCGTTTCCGCCGGAGTACGGGATGGAACTGGAAGACCTGCTGGTCGAGCGGTTCGGTCCCGACTGGCACGAGGGCGAGTCGGGCAACCGACTCCGGAACACCATCCAGCGGCTCAAGTCCGACTACTTCCGGAACAACCCCGTCGAGTACGACGAGGAGGCCGCGCTCGGTTACGCGATTTACCACCTGCCGGACAACTACGCCGCGGTCCAGTACGTCGTCCACGAACTCGCCGAGGAGGGTCTCCTCGACCGGCGACTCCGGATTCTCGACGTGGGCGCGGGCGTCGGCGGCCCGGCGCTCGGTCTGGCCGACTACCTGCCCGACGACGCCCTCGTGGAGTACGACGCGGTGGAACCGAGCGCGTCCGCCGACATCTTCGAACACATGCTCGCGGACGCCGACCGGAACTTCCACGCCGAGGTGCATCGGGAGCGCGCCGAGGAGTTCGAACCTGACTCCGACGAACCGTACGACCTCGTGCTGTTCGCCAACGTCCTCAACGAGTTGGACGACCCCGCCGCGGTCGTGACCCGGTACCTCGATTTCGTGGCCGAGGACGGGTCGCTCGTCGCGCTCGAACCCGCCGACCGCGAGACCAGCATCGGCCTCCGGAGCGTCGAGCGCGCGGTCGTGGACGACGCGCGGGCGGCCACCGTCTTCTACCCGACGCTCCGGCTCTGGCCCGGCGAGCGCCCGACCGACCGCGGGTGGTCGTTCGACGTGAAACCCGACGTGGAGGTGCCCGCGTTCCAGCGCAAGTTGGACGAGGCGGCAGGCGCGTCCGGCGAGTTCGTCAACGTGGACGTGCAGTTCTCCTACTCGATTCTGCGCACCGACGGGACCCGGAAAGTCGAGTTCGACCTCGACACCGAACACGTCGCCAAGATGGCCGACATGGACCGCCACGTCACCGGGCGCATCGACCTCGTGGCGCTCAAACTCAGCCACTCGCTGTCGGAGGGCGACCGGAATCCCTTGTTCAAGGTCAGCGACGGGAGCGAGGAGACCGACCACTTCGCGGTCCTGACCCGCGAGACGGCGATGAACGCCGACCTCGCGGGTGCGGAGTACGGGGACCTACTGTCGTTCGAGAACGTGCTGGTACTCTGGAACGACGACGAGGAGGCCTACAATCTCGTCGTGGACGAGGACACCGTCGTGGACCGGATTCCGGTCTAA